A segment of the Amblyomma americanum isolate KBUSLIRL-KWMA chromosome 6, ASM5285725v1, whole genome shotgun sequence genome:
TCGCGCCGCGGCAAGCTATAGCTTTGACGTTGAGCGATGGTGGCTTGCTTCGAACTGCTTAACAACTCGCTTTCCGGTTCAGTAAGAACGTAATGCACCACATCCCTGATTACCTCAGGTACGTGGAAAAAATTTTGAGGAATACTTACAAACGCTTTCGCTTTGGTTTTAATGATTTGTCTGTTTGAGAGGCGTTACACGCTTAAACAAACATGGCTACCACTAATGATACCCCCAAGCCTTATTAATAGCATAAACTTAAAGCCCTCAGCAGCAAACTACTGAAAGAGTAAGTTATATTAATAAAATTGGAATTTATTTTTTGTACGTAATTATACCTTACGAGGAGTTTCTGAGATCATTATTTTGTGATGTAGTGTGAACGCCCTTTCTGAGCACCACCATGGCAGCAGTCGTTATATCCTTCTTTATTATTTCCAGgttttccaaaaaagaaaaagagttcTATAGCCACATGTGCTCGCGAGTGCGATGTTACTGTACCGTAATGGACAAGGAAATTATTTATTGAAGTTGCGATTTTCTAAGTGCCAGAGTGAAAAGCTAAGAGAACATTTTCTTATTGTTGACGTTTCACGCCAGCTCTGTATAGAATAAAAGCAGCTCTTTTTCGCGCTAACTTACCTTACCTTATCTTACGTTTCATactctgaggcaataaatctcgctttaaaAAATGCTGCGATGTTACTTGCAAAAGAGGCGGCAAACACGCTGCAAAAAGGGAAGTATTGCCTCTCCTGTAATCTTATCTCGGGGACAAACCGCACCTAACGGAGTATAAAGATAGCGGCAGGCTGTCGACGGGCAATACACAGAACGGCCGATGAGGCTCGTCACAATGTGAACCTTGTCTTACGGGTCAAGCACGTGTACTTGCCGTGGCAACAACACCGGTACTGATACACACCGTGCTGCGGACATCGGAGTCGAGCACGAAGCCAGTCAGGGAAAAGCTGCCAGAGCTTGCCATGTCTCTGGCTATCTGAAGTGAGTACGCGCTGACGAGAAAGAGCTGACGAAGAGAAAGAAGACGGCGCATTTCGTATGGTGAAGAAAGAAGGTCGAATTCGCCTTGTAAACATTGCGTCCACCGACAAAGCGACATGCGGATtttcctcctgctgctgctaccGGCGACAGTGTTGGCCGACCCGGACTTCCATGATCTTCGACTTTCGCAACTGAGGCACGTGGTGGTCATCTTTCGCCACACCGATCGCGCGCCACTCACGACGTTCCCAGGCGATCCCAACAGGCACCATCGCTGGCCGCTGGGACTTGGCGAGCTGACGTCACGCGGTCGTGCCAACGCTTACGCCCTTGGAAGGTGGCTGCGAAACCGGTACGCCGACTACCTCACCGACAACCCGCGCGAAGTGTACGCGCGGAGCAGCCCCGTGCCGCGCTGCTTCGACACGGCGGCCCTGGTGCTGTACGGCCTCTACCCTGCCAACAGGGAGCAGAAAGAGTGGCGGCCCGACCAGACGTGGCAGCCGGTACCCGTTACGCGACTCCCCGACGGCGCCGACTTGTACGCGGCCGTCTGCATGCCGCGAGTGCGCGACGCGATGCGCACCCTCGTCACCCTGGAAGAACCGGCATCTCTCAGGAGCTCGTCGTCGGGGCCGACCCACTTTGGAACCCTCGGAAAGGTATTCAGATTCGTCGCGAAGATGACTAACCTCACCGGGGACGCGTCGTCTCAAAAGTTCATCGTTGTCGCCAAGATCGTGGATGCTATGTCTGTGGCGAGAGAGCACGGCTTGCCCTTGCCGACCTGGGCATCGAGATACTGGCGTGAGCTGCAATGGGCTAAGGACAAGGTGATGGAAGGATTTTCGAGGTCCCAGATGGACCACATGGGGGGCGCCCTGCTGAAGGACGTCTTTGCTAGGCTGAGGCCCGTGGAACAGCAGGCGCACTCGCTTATGCGCGGGGGCTCCGACTCGACCGAGGTACCTAGTAAGCTGACGTTAATGGCCTACCACGACATTAACATCGGTAGCATCCTGCTTGGTCTGAACGGGACTTTTGAAGAATGGCCTCCTTACGGAGCCGCGTTACTCTTGGAAATATTTACGCTAACCTCCACTGTAATGCCGGATCTTTACGTGAGAGTCCTGTACAAAGCTGGTGATGTTGTTTCCAACCTGGCATTACAAGGATGTAGCGAACCTTGTTCACTCGAACACTTTGGTGAGCTCCTCCAACGGAAGTTCAAACCAGTGTCTAGGACTGCCTGCGGCTGGAGCGACCAGCAACCTCTCCTTTGAAAACAAATTCTGTTCGTTTTTCACATTTATTTTTCGATTGCTTTTGCTAATAAATTCTGCCCAATTTAAAGGCGCTCTCTAAAAGAACTTTAGTCTACTCATTTTCTTGATGGCAAAAACAACCATTGCGCGGAAATGTATATAGTAACTTCATTGATGTGGCACTCCTTTTAGGCGTCTAACCTCTCGATCTCGCAGGTCCGGTAAAAACGTCCTTGCAAAACCTTTTCGCTCAGTTTTTTGGGGTACGCGCTGCGTGCGGGGTTAGGAAACACGTAGCTCTACTACGTTGGCCACATTGTCTCGGAAGAGACATCTTTCTCTAAACCCTGGGGCCAAAAGCGGGAACGACTTGTCCGCTTATGGAATACTGTTTATCCTGCAGGGTTTTCGCCGCTCCCATCTGCTCCTCAAGCTTTTCGGTGGGCTCGTTCAGCTCGGCTTCACTTAACAAGGCACTCTGAACTGAAGGACGAAATTGAAGTCTCGCCACAGTTCACGTCGTGCGGTGCATTTCCAACGAAGTATTTCTACCTTGCCCGGAGGTTTCCGGGCGAAACTTTCTTCTCCCTCACTTCGTTACTGTGTGCGCTCCATCTTAAACCACGGTTTAATACTGCACCTCAGGCCGCGAGCATACATCACATGCGACGGGGCGAGCGTAGGGGAAACAAAAAAGTGTCTAGGCTGGAGTTGCCTCTCGAAAGAAATTAACCGGTACCTTATTACAACTCCCCAGCAAAGGAGTCGGCCGCGTCGTCATCAGCGGAGTCTCTACCTGAAGCTCGGCGGCGAACGACGACTGCCCGAAGCGTTTTAATCAAGCCCCTGCTCCTCTACCCCTCTTCCGCCTTTCACCGCTTCACGGAAGACCCCGGCCTCGTTGGTCGGCTTTCTTTTCGGTGTTCCCCAGTGATTCCAAAGGCCCGTGGTAAATGGTCGCAAAATAAAGGGGGGACCGGAGGAGTGGAAGCACGGTCGAGCCCGActctcttcctcttcttcccGAAACAGCAAAGCAAAAAGCGGGCAATAGGGAAAGAGGGGAGAAGAGGGCCAGGGGCAACAGCGACGAGCACTCGCACGAGGATGAGAAGCGCAGGGATTTTCCGGAGCTCGATCGGCCTCTCTTCCCTCTTGTCAGCGACAGGCGCGTAATTAAGTCGAATAGGGATGGCGCGGGCTACTGCTCCTCTGCAGCCATCTTGGTACAGTCGCAACTACAAGCCGGCCGGACCCGGGGCTGATAATCCCCTGGCACACGCCCTCGTCGCAGGCCAGCCCGTGCTCTTTCCGCTGATACCGCGGCGAAGCGGGGTGGACGAATCAACTGGCCATGGAGCTTCCCGCCAGGTGAAGCCGTCTAGCTCCGTGGTATCTTTCGGTGCTTAAGCCGCTGAATGCTTTAAGACTGCTTTATCTGTCTGGGTTAGTTGCTGTTATTATCTGTGGTTAAAGTGCTTTTTAAGCAGTAAGGAGAGTCATGACGCGATGGTTGCGTTGCCTGTCCGAGGAGGACATCCTGTTTCTTCGCTGCTGCAAGTGATTTCTATCACGGGGAATTGAGTTCGCGTCGTTTGAAACGCCACAGGGTGCTGTGTTGTCTGTAATCGAAGCGCGAGGCATGGGCTCTCGTTTAACTTATTAACTGTGGGATAGAAGTATGGAAAGAAAAGTAGCCCAAGCGAAGATAATCCATGCATTAGGGCCGCCTTGTTCGGAGCGTTTGCTCAAACTTGCTACCGAACAAAACTGAGATGAAAAAAATTGGGAAGCCCGAATGCGAACACAGAAATTAACTTTGGCTCAAGTTAATCGGGAGCGTCTCTCAGAAAACGCAAAAATTCTTCCCGTTAATTATTCTTCTGGCTATAGCGTATGACATAGCAATCATTGTTCTGTTCACACTTATTTGTGCGATAATTACTGGTATACATCAACTACTCTTACTAGCAAACAAGCAAACTTTGCCCATGCGGGACTTTTGAACGCACAGGACTTCCATATATAGTACCGAAATCAAAAGCATGGTAATTCTTCCGGGGGAAATATTGTTTCGAAAAAAATTAACATAAATTGGCGCAACAAAGCCAGCAGAATTTTCAAAAGCATTAAATCGAGAATTCCAACCCTACTGATGCGTACACGTATTCCTATTATACATGTGGTTGGAGAGAATCCGAAGTATATATATTGTCAACACCGATAAGGGTATATTTCAAGCACTGGCGCATCTTTGTCGGCACAGACAAGGTTCGTCTACGGTTATACAGCCGTCCTGAGGACGATGAGAGCAACTCCGTCGTTAAATTCTCAGCAAAAAATTACTTCTCTTGATGACGTTTTCCGGGCAACAAAATACCTATTTTttgccgagaaaattggatttaagaATCTTCCCGCCAGTAAATTCTAACTCGCTACGAACTTACCGAAAAGGACGGATAAGCGctattttgaagtgaatgacggCGTAGCGTACCCTCAGGGATCCACAAACAAAACCGGTGTCGACGTATACGTTTTACTTACGAAATAACCCGCATAAGAGCTCCTTTTTCTACGAGAGTGCTCTCTTTGTGATTAAAGCATGGTGTCCAATCGCTACAGGCTAACTCGTATTAGGGCGAGAGCACTATTCGTATGGGTCAACCCgtagcaagatcttgcgatgtttttgctatcactgccgaCGGTGCCGCCATCCCACAACATCGTTTACGCTTCTAGCGCCGCCGCTTGTTCGATACTCTAACCCACACTGCGTCGCCGGCGCGCTCTGCCGTCCCCGCGACACAGTGCGTTTGGAACACATTATATGTTTATGACAGGATACCAACACTGAACTTTGGTTTGTGTGATGGCATTTGTCACTTCAGCAATCTTAACAGAAGCACGCTAAACGTTTTGAAGCACGTTTGGATCAAACCTGACCTGCACACACAGAAAGCTGTCTGACAGGTGACCAGAAGCGTATATACAAATCTTCCTTTTAGTCTTTTGGTGTCTCAGAtaacacaagaaaataaaaagtgAGCCGCGATGTGAGTAAAATCAAAGAAAAGCTAGACTAAGGAGCAGATGAGCTACAAATATAGTGAATTTTAACTGTCCTGGACACATGTATATGCAGTTGTAGTTATTCCTAATCTTTTTCTCGTTCCTCTcgaaactcatttttttttaccattcagTCTTATGCAAGCAATCTCAACTTCATTCCTGCGCAGCATTTTTTATTGAAGCATTGTACACTTATTTTTTTATATCTAACTTTGCAATGAACTGCAATAAGTAAAATCGTGCAATTTGTTTTCttactgctgcatttttttttctcaggagaAGTCTATACAAAACCGATTGTTTTTCAAGATTCCGCAGTACGCAGTGGCAATTGGTCGTGTCATAATTAATTAGGTTTATGTCACAGCTCCTGTCTCTATGTGTATGGCAGCAAAAGTAATTTCATTTGCGATGAACTATAAATCAATGTTATGGCTGCTCGCTTAAGATGTATATGTAGTGCATTTTCTAAAAGTAAAAATAATTTGTTTCATTTGTTTTATCATTTTTATTGGGATAAAAACCGTGGTTCTTAAGACAGACAACTGATCTTCTGTTTCTATCTGctattacattttttttcccccgaaaaGGGGACTTGTCGCTTAACTCATCTTTTAAGCCTTACCGTGCCTC
Coding sequences within it:
- the LOC144093538 gene encoding testicular acid phosphatase homolog, which produces MRIFLLLLLPATVLADPDFHDLRLSQLRHVVVIFRHTDRAPLTTFPGDPNRHHRWPLGLGELTSRGRANAYALGRWLRNRYADYLTDNPREVYARSSPVPRCFDTAALVLYGLYPANREQKEWRPDQTWQPVPVTRLPDGADLYAAVCMPRVRDAMRTLVTLEEPASLRSSSSGPTHFGTLGKVFRFVAKMTNLTGDASSQKFIVVAKIVDAMSVAREHGLPLPTWASRYWRELQWAKDKVMEGFSRSQMDHMGGALLKDVFARLRPVEQQAHSLMRGGSDSTEVPSKLTLMAYHDINIGSILLGLNGTFEEWPPYGAALLLEIFTLTSTVMPDLYVRVLYKAGDVVSNLALQGCSEPCSLEHFGELLQRKFKPVSRTACGWSDQQPLL